TTTCATCGAATTCTTAGCTAAACAAGGTTTCATTAATTGGTGGAATTTGGAATGTGTTACTATTGACAAGAACTGCGTTCCTTGTACACAACGACAATGTTAACCTGCCTTTCCTTTTGATACTTTTGCTCTGATAAGTTAGAACCTCAATTCAAACACTCCCTCTAGTATCGGATAATTACAACGTGGAGAGATGATTTAACTAAAAGAAGATAAGGCAACACATTGATGATACTCGGGAGTATGAACTCAAGATCATGTTGTCTTGACATCCCGTGGCTGCACACATAGCGTTACTTGGACTTCTATTAGTAGAAAGCTTTCCAAGAAAACTGCGATGTCAGCTGTACTGCGTCATCGATTAAGCTAAGAGaggaattcaaattcaatttgctTCTCTAACTGTGGGTATTCATCATATAACTGCAGATCCTAAGAGAGAGCTAAAGTCGGATGCTCTAGCCAAGATCGAAGGCTTCACAAGTTTTTCAAGAAGTAAATGCACAAATCAGAAGAGCTCCCGTTTCTAAGCTCATAGCAATAAAACTCGGAAGGGTATTGCGAGGTTTTTGTGCACAATGGgtaggaaaagaaaagtgcaGTGAAGACATTCTCGAGCAGAAAGTAACtagaatttaaatgatttgaatATTGCATTTACTTTGGCATAATGCACTTTCTCAGTGCGCCTTCTTAGAAGGATCTTAGACTGATACCAAAATATCCAGCAAAAGAATTGACCAAAAGAGATTCTTTTTTAACTCAAATCCACATCAAAAGACGGACCAAAAGGAGAGTATCAAGATTAAATACATATAAGCTTGGGCACCTTCAGAGAGCATAAAGAAATCAACATACCTCGGATATGGGCTGTTTTTCACAGCCTTTTGTCCGTATTTTCGCCAGCGGTACCCATCTTCAAGATGATCAACTTCACTCTTAGTCATAAACGCAAATCGCGGCTGCTTTATTCTCTTTTGTCCTTTCTTTCTAACTTTATTCCTGTAGAAGCACATCAACCGTGAAtaggaaaaaacaaatgatgATAACTAAATAAGCCACTCATGCATGCGAAATAACCAGCATGTGATGTATTGTTAATCCAGCGAAAGTACATCAAACTTGCTAATATAAACAAGAAGATCGAGACGCTAGATCCTTCAACACCAAGAAGGTAAAGTTAAATGTTCTGTGTCTTAACATGGAGGCTGCCCTACCATATATGGATGTCACGGTTGTTTCAACCTGCGTTGGAACCAGAGGCCCTTATTCacttggggaaaaaaattatagtaaATCTTGATGCTTTTGGTAGTCTACGTAAATGCTCCGATGCTGCTAACGTCAATGCCAGTAGTCAAACCGTAAAGGGCACTCTCTAGGCTAATTACGCATGAACATAAAGAAGTGTGGCAAAATTTTCTCGGTCAGCTTTCCTACGAGGGTTTCCATGAACTGAGAAAAAGCACGGCGAACGGAATATTCACAGGAACGACACACCATTACTGTTTCTCACTGACACACGCATGTCAGAGCTGAACCTGTCTTCCATGATCCGAGCCCAGGCCATGGTCAGGAAAACCTAGCTTCCCCCCCACCCCCAGATTCCATGTACACAGGAAACATGCaatccttattttctttttcttttcttttttatcgtGCGTGACTGAAACATATGATAAAAACATCGTATAATCCAATCGGATCTCACGAGCCGCCCACTGAACAGACAACCAAATCTGCCTCGGAGATCGAGCGCAAAAGTGCTCTGTCTGTACGCTTCTCGATCTCTCTGCTCGGTCAACTCTCGCCCCCCTCAAAAAGCAACCCATTGTCTTTTTGCTCGCCAAAAGCGCTGGGCTGCGCAGAAGATCTCGGTGTCGACGATCCtctcccaccaccaccaccaccaccactaccaCCACCACTTTCGCAAATCAACCCGAGAATATAATGGAAGAACATGGAAATTACGTTAAAGAAAAGAACCCAGAATCGTTCGTACGAGTTCCTAAATAAAGcaagaacaaaagggaaaaaagagtgGAACTGGAGCACGCTATTCCCGCCGAAATAGTGGCGGTGTCGAAGCACGCACACGCACCTAATTAATTAATGCACGCCCCTCCCCATAACCCAATATCGCCCCTCGTTCTACCTCGAAATTACGAAACTGTCTCGCCCTTCCCACCACTGGCATGCGCTTCTAGAGGGTACGGACGCAAGCGTGGAGTTGCACTGGGGTTCGGAAGACTCGAGATGAGAGGAAGGGGAGATGATTTCGGCTGCTCCGATTTCGATGCGATTCCTCGGTTTCCGAACCCCCCAAAGACTCGCGGGTTTCAGATTAAGTTGCGATCTTTTAGTTCCGATTCATTCCACAacagcaaaaaagaaaaccctacgATACTCACGGTTTCTCTGGCGCCAGCAAGCTCTCGCCGGAGGCCGCGGACCTCTCCGGCGGATCCTCGCTCGACTCCGAAGACGCCGACCTGTTCGACGTCGACGCGTCCCCCCCGCGGTCCCGCCCACGGCCGAGGCCGCGTCGgaaccgcgaggaggaggaggcggcgccGACGACGATCCCGCCCCCGCCGATACCTGCCCCCGCCCGCGCCCGCGCCGATGATCTGGTCGACGTCCCCGAAGCAGTCGCGGGCTCCGAACgatcctccgccgccgccgccgcagccgccgctgCCTCCCATCGGGAGGCTCCATCCGAACTCGCCGAGCGCGGCGCCGTCCCGCTCGCCCCCGAAGAAGTATCGGCCGTCCGGGTCGGGCCCGAGGTGGGGCCAGGCGGAGATGGCGGTGAAGTCCGCGAACGGATCGGACCGGTGCTGGTCTCCATTGTCGTCCATGCCTTGACAGATTTCTGAAGTGGGGAGAGCTAGGGTTTTGCGAGGGAAGGAGAGGGGAAGAgcgggggagggagagggagagggagaggagaggctATTCTAGCGTTGGAAAGGACGCGTAGCTTTTGGAAGCTCTCTTTTTGACagggggaaaaaaagcaaaggggGGAGAGGCGGGGCTTCGATAGCTACGTCCCGTCAAGACATAGTTCGTTCCCAGTAGTTACTTTGCTGCACAGTGTTTCAAATTCATTCCGTCGTCAagacaagggagagagagaaagggagagagagagagagagtaggggCCCACGCGCATGAATGGCGGGACAGTAGATCGGGGCTTTTTTTTGAGGAGGCGATACGATCTTTCCGACAAGAGAGTGGGCCCCCCCGCTCCCTGTGATCTTTTCTCGTGACAATTAACTAAATTCTAATTTTGGTGCTCCCTCCTTCATGAAAGTAGAAAACTAACGAGCCCGAAAATTTGTTTCCCTATCTTTTTGATGTCTGGATGACTGAAAAAGTAATGATATtacaaaattatatttgatgaactgaattaaaaaaaaaattaaatgaggtGAAAAAGACTGCCCCTTTTAACAATGAGGAAATCACTCTTCTTAAAACTATACACttttctataaaatattttctttaatcatgaaattttcagaGAAATAAGCGTATccttaattataatttaattgattattCGTACAAGGTTTAATGAAGAGAGAATGCTTCTTTAATCGACCTCTTACTCGATTAAAAAAGTTGgatatttatttgaaaatatgacGGTGGAAAATAAacctttgaaaaattatttattagaTGAATTAGTGTGGATGATTTGACTTGGGGATATCATTTTCTTGGGCCAGCAATATACAAGAGACAAACTAGATCTCTTAAGAGGGTTCAAGGATCcaacttattttttcttttcactcctCTAATTATACGATATATGTgacagcctcctctcttgtccaacatcgcctagggagggaggtcttggttagcttataaggctttggtccctctaatctgtataacgcgttttaaagccgtgagggaaaagatcgtgactgggatggcggttcgtccgcgcaggcggagtgacccaaagcgggacaatattacacaaaaATGGATGTTATAATATACAATCGAGCTCAAGCGTCTCATTGGAATAATTAATTTACTCTATATGAATACGATATAAAATGAGATGAGATGATGAATTCCCAATCGAAATGAGAACCGATTGTATGTTCGGTACATGACATTGATGAAgactttatttttaataatacaaaGAAACCAACAAGAAAAATGTCTCGCAAAAGGAAACAAACGAAGAAATCTCACTCGAAAGGGATATCGCGTAATCGCAATATCACCATCTCACGAAATTCAATTCACTCGATGGTGAAGTCGACGTCCCAATCCACGAATAATATTCAGCTATTATCACCATCTGGCAACGCGTGTCCATATTACGAAGTAGGAAAGATGATGAACCCTAATCACGAGCGCAAATTAAGACGAGCATCTACAAAGTCCTGTACCCTTTCTTTTAGAACCGCTCCTGTCGATCTCAAAATTGATATCGAAGACAGCATCTCTTGTCCAAAAGGTCTTGCAAGATACGTAACTAACATACAATCTCAAGATAGCAAAAAGGGTATAACGGAATTTTACGATTCGAGGGTCGAAGGTCGAGCGACATTTCACCCGTCATGCGACACCGTTCCAATGCTCTTTTAGATCAAGATTCAGCATCGCTATGAACCCTAACCTTAATTCTATGTTATAATATAGGGTCTATCTATCAAAAAGGAGTTTTCTTGGCTAATGTTACGAATCTGGTTATGGAAAATTACCTGCAAACTGAAGAGGAAAGGTCGTCGTGAAAGCACGCGGCTAATCAAGAGCTTTTTAAGTAGGTGGGGCAAAGAGATCTGTCCCCGGAAGCACCGCATGCAATGCAGCCTATTTCGGTTTCGACGTGGAAGGTTTGCGTCCTTCCAGTCCGCCTCGCGATCATATTCTCGGCCACGTTCGATTGGAACATTATCGTAAAAGAAACACCATGTGACTTACGATACTAAACGAACACGTCGACATATCTTCCTTTGGCACTTTATGATTGGAGCCAACCCAAAGATGTCTGGTGACAACCGAGCACGCATTAGATATTTATATTACAAATTTGTCTAAATGGCAATTAGATGAAGTCGAGGGAAAACCCTACACTTTACTCTAGCTCGAATCGCTTGTTATTCTCTCCACGATTCGTACGCTCGCCTAAAAAATACCGTCATCATTCTCTCGGACGTTCTATCTTGTCCGGCACCGAATGCGGCGGCGAGTCTACCAAATCTTACGCTCCGGTTGCGATTTTACGGTCGCTATTCATGAACGCGGTCCCTCGTGGGGACTAAACCCAAAGACGTTTCGTCCCCTCTTTTTCGGTTTGCCCTAAATTGTGGGGCTGCCGATTTTTGCAATTACAGAATTTCCAAAGA
The nucleotide sequence above comes from Eucalyptus grandis isolate ANBG69807.140 chromosome 2, ASM1654582v1, whole genome shotgun sequence. Encoded proteins:
- the LOC104435594 gene encoding probable WRKY transcription factor 57 → METSTGPIRSRTSPPSPPGPTSGPTRTADTSSGASGTAPRSASSDGASRWEAAAAAAAAAEDRSEPATASGTSTRSSARARAGAGIGGGGIVVGAASSSSRFRRGLGRGRDRGGDASTSNRSASSESSEDPPERSAASGESLLAPEKPNKVRKKGQKRIKQPRFAFMTKSEVDHLEDGYRWRKYGQKAVKNSPYPRSYYRCTNSKCTVKKRVERSSEDPAIVVTTYEGQHCHHSAGYLRSSTISHEATFGRHFAYPPSQIYHPTRLHVPIETSPYNLNTHRAPTSSGDSQRLLTSSGERGEPSGVNQLLPTEGLLADVVPPKMR